A genomic window from Levilactobacillus yonginensis includes:
- a CDS encoding transposase has product MEKLDILTGLSQTNLNRSKYLEQYGIYDTTIRSWRELYKRDGLDGLKERHIWTRYSAETKQQAVEAYLNGKGSLVEISNHFGLRSDKQLRDWIKKFQYNGTNKSLTDPPSRRQVRIMSRKTTFEERIKIVEYVTAGKHSYSQASEHFNVSYQQVRAWVLKSKDGGYTALKDGRGRTKPVEEMTEVERLKLENRQLKAQLKEQEVMELFAKKFRELQNKE; this is encoded by the coding sequence ATGGAGAAACTGGATATTTTGACTGGTCTATCACAGACCAATTTGAACAGAAGCAAATATCTTGAGCAATATGGTATTTATGACACTACTATTCGTTCATGGCGAGAACTTTACAAACGTGATGGCCTTGACGGCCTAAAAGAACGCCATATCTGGACACGTTATAGTGCAGAGACCAAGCAGCAAGCCGTGGAAGCCTATTTAAATGGTAAAGGTAGTTTAGTTGAAATCAGCAATCATTTTGGATTGAGAAGCGATAAGCAACTTCGCGACTGGATTAAGAAATTCCAGTATAATGGGACCAATAAATCATTGACGGATCCCCCGTCAAGAAGGCAGGTCCGCATTATGAGTCGTAAAACAACATTCGAAGAACGAATTAAAATTGTGGAGTATGTCACGGCTGGAAAGCATTCGTACTCCCAAGCATCCGAACACTTCAACGTCTCTTACCAACAGGTAAGAGCCTGGGTTCTCAAATCCAAAGACGGTGGTTACACAGCATTAAAGGATGGCCGTGGACGTACTAAACCAGTTGAAGAAATGACTGAAGTTGAACGTTTAAAACTAGAGAATCGTCAACTAAAGGCCCAGCTCAAAGAACAGGAGGTAATGGAGCTCTTCGCAAAAAAATTCCGGGAACTACAAAACAAGGAGTGA